From the genome of Lentilactobacillus buchneri, one region includes:
- the mraY gene encoding phospho-N-acetylmuramoyl-pentapeptide-transferase codes for MGNWLTPLLSTFVITAIFMPSLIKYFRSRHEGQMIREEGPSWHEKKSGTPTMGGILFIVAIVLSDLVFGGAKGMLNPTLLILLFVLITYGLLGMWDDSIKLFRRQNEGLKAWQKMLGQIVAAVIFSVVYIHEGFPMAIKIPFGGDLRLGYWYILFIVFWLVGFSNAVNLTDGLDGLVAGLGTISFAAYGIIAAVQKQTEVAVFCFSVVGGLLAFFIFNHKPAKIFMGDMGSLALGGALAAVSVLVHHEFSLLIIGIIYVCETASVIIQVGSFKLTGKRVFKMTPIHHHFEMSGWSEWKIDIVFWLIALVASAISVMTIV; via the coding sequence ATGGGTAATTGGTTAACACCTTTATTGAGTACATTTGTGATAACGGCAATTTTTATGCCAAGTTTGATTAAATATTTCCGAAGCCGACATGAAGGTCAGATGATTCGAGAAGAGGGGCCTTCGTGGCACGAAAAGAAGTCTGGCACACCGACGATGGGCGGCATTTTGTTCATCGTTGCGATCGTCTTATCCGACTTGGTCTTCGGTGGGGCAAAAGGGATGTTGAACCCGACGCTTCTCATCTTACTGTTTGTCCTGATCACCTATGGTCTCCTTGGAATGTGGGATGACAGTATTAAACTGTTTCGGCGTCAGAATGAAGGATTAAAGGCCTGGCAGAAGATGCTGGGACAAATTGTGGCCGCCGTGATTTTCTCGGTGGTATACATACACGAAGGCTTTCCAATGGCGATTAAAATCCCGTTTGGCGGCGACCTTCGATTAGGCTATTGGTACATTTTGTTCATTGTCTTTTGGCTGGTTGGCTTTTCCAATGCTGTTAATTTGACCGATGGGTTGGATGGACTGGTTGCTGGTCTGGGAACGATTTCCTTTGCGGCCTACGGGATTATTGCTGCCGTTCAAAAGCAGACGGAAGTGGCCGTCTTTTGTTTCTCGGTTGTCGGTGGTTTGTTGGCATTCTTCATTTTCAATCACAAACCAGCCAAGATCTTCATGGGAGATATGGGGTCGCTGGCTCTCGGCGGAGCCTTGGCAGCCGTTTCCGTGCTGGTTCACCACGAGTTCTCATTGTTGATCATTGGGATTATCTACGTATGCGAAACGGCCAGTGTGATTATTCAGGTGGGGTCGTTCAAACTGACTGGTAAACGGGTCTTCAAGATGACGCCGATTCACCATCATTTTGAAATGAGCGGCTGGTCAGAATGGAAGATTGATATCGTTTTCTGGCTGATTGCCTTGGTGGCATCCGCCATTAGTGTGATGACGATAGTATAG
- the murD gene encoding UDP-N-acetylmuramoyl-L-alanine--D-glutamate ligase — translation MKKIDDYNHKKVLVLGAGKSGTHAAELLKELGATVVLSDSKPSSELPEVAELQDAGIQTVTGKQDPAILDDGFDIMVKNPGIPYDNAVVAAAVDHHLPIITEVELASQITDAEIIGVTGSNGKTTTVTMITEILNQERAKGHAYAAGNIGISATETAKKATADDTIVMELSSFMLLGIKTLHPHVAVLTNIFSNHLDYHKTRENYVNAKMRITMNQTPEDFFVVNFDSDEWRGLSKRSAAKVVPFARTTEIDKGAYEKNGKLYYNDEFIMNAEDIKVPGKQNVENALAAIACAKVLGKSNLAITNVLETFTGVRHRLQFVLEANGRKFYNDSKATDIEATQMALEGFDKPVVLLAGGLDRGYTFDKLIPQFKEHVKAAVLFGETADLLEDSLKKAGIQNIQKVDNIDEAVPAAYSFSDEGDIVLLSPANASWDQFKTFEERGDRYIADVEKLTNKQEGH, via the coding sequence ATGAAAAAAATTGATGATTATAATCATAAGAAAGTATTGGTTTTGGGTGCTGGTAAAAGTGGCACCCACGCTGCTGAACTCTTAAAAGAATTGGGGGCAACAGTTGTTTTGAGTGATTCCAAACCCAGTTCTGAACTGCCTGAAGTCGCTGAGCTGCAGGACGCCGGCATTCAAACGGTTACTGGTAAACAGGATCCGGCCATCTTAGACGATGGTTTTGACATTATGGTGAAAAATCCTGGTATTCCATACGATAACGCGGTTGTAGCTGCTGCCGTCGATCACCATCTACCAATCATTACTGAAGTTGAACTGGCTTCACAAATCACCGATGCCGAAATCATTGGTGTGACTGGGAGTAACGGTAAGACCACAACGGTCACCATGATAACTGAAATCCTTAACCAGGAACGTGCCAAAGGGCATGCCTATGCTGCCGGTAATATTGGCATTTCTGCGACCGAAACTGCCAAGAAGGCGACGGCCGACGATACGATCGTGATGGAACTTTCCAGTTTTATGCTGCTGGGAATTAAGACTTTGCACCCACATGTGGCCGTTTTGACCAATATTTTCTCCAACCATTTGGACTACCATAAAACCCGGGAAAATTACGTGAATGCCAAAATGCGGATCACCATGAATCAGACGCCTGAAGATTTCTTTGTGGTCAACTTTGATTCTGATGAATGGCGCGGCTTAAGCAAACGCAGTGCTGCTAAGGTCGTTCCCTTTGCCAGAACAACTGAGATTGACAAGGGCGCTTACGAGAAGAACGGCAAGCTGTATTACAACGACGAATTCATCATGAATGCCGAGGATATCAAAGTTCCCGGAAAGCAAAACGTTGAGAATGCCTTGGCGGCAATTGCCTGTGCAAAAGTGCTGGGCAAATCCAATTTGGCAATCACCAATGTGTTGGAAACGTTCACCGGCGTTCGCCACCGGCTTCAATTTGTTCTTGAAGCCAACGGCCGCAAGTTCTACAACGATTCCAAGGCAACGGATATTGAGGCGACTCAGATGGCCCTTGAAGGTTTTGACAAACCAGTTGTTTTATTGGCTGGTGGACTTGACCGCGGTTATACGTTTGACAAACTGATTCCGCAATTTAAGGAACATGTTAAGGCTGCAGTCTTATTTGGCGAAACTGCCGATCTTTTGGAAGACTCCCTGAAGAAGGCCGGCATTCAAAATATTCAAAAAGTTGATAATATCGATGAAGCTGTTCCAGCAGCATACTCATTTAGTGATGAAGGCGACATTGTGTTGCTTTCACCAGCCAACGCCAGCTGGGATCAGTTCAAGACCTTTGAGGAGCGTGGCGATCGTTATATTGCAGATGTGGAGAAATTGACGAATAAGCAGGAGGGGCACTAA
- the murG gene encoding undecaprenyldiphospho-muramoylpentapeptide beta-N-acetylglucosaminyltransferase, whose amino-acid sequence MRLIISGGGTGGHIYPALAITEDLLKQEPDSEVLYVGSQRGLESSIVPEQGIKFVALEIQGFKRSLSLENFKTVALFLKSVHESKKIIRDFKPDVVIGTGGYVSGAVVYAAAKAHIPTMIHEQNSAVGLTNKFLSRYVDKIAIGFHEAASQFPKEKVVFAGNPRAQQVANMKSTFKWSDVGLQDGEPTVLIFGGSQGAPAINKAVIGAVSEFNKRQYQVVFVTGQKRYQNVMNLLDKTRISSNFKILPYINNMPQVLPKVSLIVGRSGATSIAEITALGIPAVLIPSPYVTADHQTKNTMSLVNRGAALMIKQEDLNPKSLLKAVDQLMHDSTAREKMAENSKQLGVVDSADEILNLARTLTK is encoded by the coding sequence ATGCGTTTAATCATTTCTGGTGGCGGTACCGGCGGTCACATCTACCCGGCACTGGCAATTACCGAGGATTTACTTAAACAGGAACCTGATTCAGAAGTTCTCTATGTCGGGTCTCAGCGAGGCCTGGAGAGTTCCATCGTTCCCGAGCAGGGAATCAAGTTTGTTGCCTTGGAAATTCAAGGGTTCAAGCGGTCGCTGTCATTGGAGAACTTCAAAACGGTGGCGTTGTTCCTAAAGAGCGTGCATGAATCCAAAAAGATCATTCGAGACTTTAAGCCTGACGTGGTCATTGGAACAGGCGGGTATGTTTCCGGAGCAGTGGTTTATGCCGCGGCCAAAGCCCACATCCCAACCATGATCCATGAGCAAAATAGTGCGGTTGGATTAACCAACAAATTTTTGAGTCGCTATGTGGACAAGATTGCGATTGGCTTTCATGAGGCAGCCAGTCAATTTCCTAAAGAAAAAGTTGTCTTCGCTGGCAATCCCCGCGCCCAGCAAGTGGCTAATATGAAGAGTACTTTCAAGTGGTCCGATGTGGGGCTGCAAGATGGTGAACCGACCGTTCTCATTTTCGGCGGCAGCCAGGGGGCACCGGCAATTAATAAGGCCGTGATCGGCGCTGTCAGCGAGTTTAACAAACGCCAGTACCAAGTGGTTTTCGTCACCGGTCAAAAGCGTTATCAAAACGTGATGAATTTGCTGGATAAAACGCGGATCAGCAGTAACTTCAAAATTCTGCCGTACATAAACAACATGCCGCAAGTCTTACCGAAAGTTTCGCTGATTGTCGGTCGGTCAGGAGCTACCAGCATTGCCGAAATAACGGCCCTGGGGATTCCAGCCGTTTTGATTCCAAGTCCATATGTCACGGCTGATCATCAAACCAAGAACACGATGAGTTTGGTTAACCGCGGCGCGGCATTGATGATCAAACAGGAAGATTTGAATCCTAAAAGTTTGTTAAAGGCCGTCGATCAGTTGATGCACGATTCAACGGCACGTGAGAAAATGGCAGAGAATTCAAAGCAGCTCGGCGTCGTTGATTCCGCTGACGAAATTTTGAATTTAGCCAGAACACTGACCAAGTAG
- a CDS encoding cell division protein FtsQ/DivIB translates to MGAQDQNGKNHGGLFRDFQNRNVKKMWPLVMLITIILLVMIFMISSYSRVKKVTVSGNEIVSDQQIKAFSPVKKGTSLFAVWGKTDKLAQSLKQRSRRMQSVKMKLVNFNQVKIKVEEYPTIGYLFVHGGYQPILKSGVIIKGKVLNPKAGFPVLKKFQNPKKLRRTIKQYRRISPPVRAVMNTISFSPTKSNPDRIFIQMSDGNKVYASISTFGDKMDYYPSISSKLKVKSVINLEVGAYSYPIPQKQTSTKTTSVQGY, encoded by the coding sequence TTGGGAGCACAAGACCAAAATGGGAAGAATCACGGAGGATTGTTTCGCGATTTCCAAAATAGGAACGTCAAAAAAATGTGGCCGTTGGTGATGCTGATTACCATCATTTTGTTGGTCATGATCTTTATGATCTCGTCATACAGTCGCGTGAAAAAGGTCACCGTTTCCGGTAATGAGATTGTCAGCGATCAACAAATCAAGGCTTTTTCCCCTGTTAAGAAGGGAACGTCACTGTTTGCTGTCTGGGGGAAAACGGACAAGCTTGCCCAATCCCTCAAACAACGCAGCAGACGGATGCAATCGGTGAAGATGAAGCTGGTCAACTTTAATCAGGTGAAGATTAAAGTCGAGGAATATCCAACGATTGGCTATCTCTTCGTTCACGGCGGCTATCAGCCAATTTTAAAGAGCGGCGTGATTATTAAGGGGAAAGTTTTGAATCCCAAGGCCGGTTTTCCGGTTCTGAAGAAATTTCAAAATCCTAAAAAACTGCGGCGGACGATCAAACAGTACCGACGAATCAGTCCACCGGTTCGCGCAGTTATGAACACGATTAGCTTTTCACCGACTAAGAGTAACCCCGATCGAATTTTTATTCAGATGAGTGACGGCAACAAAGTCTATGCGTCAATCAGTACATTTGGCGACAAAATGGACTACTATCCAAGCATCAGTTCCAAGCTGAAAGTCAAAAGTGTCATCAATTTGGAGGTCGGCGCCTATTCGTACCCAATCCCCCAAAAACAGACTTCAACAAAAACGACCAGTGTACAGGGCTATTAG
- the ftsA gene encoding cell division protein FtsA gives MDNSGLYVGLDIGTTSIKVIVAEKVKGQLNVIGVGNQPSNGLSRGVIVDIDQAADAIRSAVNQAQEKASIEIKDVIVSVPANMLRIEPCNGLITLDDQSREITEEDVRNVAASALGTSLPQEREIIDIQPEEFIVDGFDGIKDPRGMVGVRLEMRGKLITGSKGIMHNLQKAVNKAGLNIISTVLTPLAESHVVLNDGEQDFGTIIVDLGGGQTTASVIHDHQLKYATTDPEGGTFITKDISIVLNTSMENAEKIKRDYGYADSLQASADNEFPVEVVGQSEPTYIDERYLAEVIEARLSQIFDRIKDRLNQIQALDLPGGIVLTGGVAALPGIAELAADQFNTNVRVYIPDQMGLRHPSFTAALSLVSYFADLADVDMIVRSAVGATLTKAPKLSQPEQTPMPAAGKTKKTKKPTQKKKRGEGIKNFFSDFFD, from the coding sequence ATGGATAATTCGGGTTTATATGTGGGACTTGATATAGGAACTACCTCAATAAAAGTAATTGTTGCAGAAAAAGTAAAAGGGCAATTGAACGTTATTGGTGTGGGAAATCAGCCTTCAAATGGATTGAGCCGTGGTGTGATCGTTGATATTGACCAAGCTGCAGACGCAATTCGGAGTGCTGTAAATCAAGCTCAAGAAAAAGCAAGTATTGAGATTAAAGACGTGATTGTAAGTGTTCCGGCGAACATGTTACGGATTGAGCCATGCAATGGGTTAATTACTTTGGATGATCAATCACGTGAAATCACTGAGGAAGATGTCCGAAACGTTGCGGCATCCGCACTTGGCACCAGTTTGCCACAAGAACGAGAGATAATTGATATTCAGCCGGAAGAATTCATTGTTGACGGATTCGACGGCATCAAAGACCCTCGGGGGATGGTCGGCGTTCGTCTGGAAATGCGCGGTAAGTTAATTACCGGTTCAAAAGGCATTATGCACAACCTGCAAAAGGCCGTGAATAAAGCCGGTTTGAATATTATTTCAACTGTTTTAACGCCTCTGGCTGAAAGCCACGTGGTGTTAAATGACGGTGAACAGGACTTTGGGACGATTATTGTGGATCTTGGCGGCGGACAAACAACCGCTTCAGTCATTCATGATCATCAATTAAAATATGCCACAACCGATCCTGAGGGCGGCACATTTATTACTAAAGACATTTCAATTGTTTTAAATACATCAATGGAAAATGCTGAAAAGATCAAACGTGATTACGGTTACGCCGATTCATTGCAGGCATCGGCAGATAATGAATTTCCAGTTGAAGTAGTTGGCCAATCAGAACCAACTTACATCGACGAGCGTTATCTCGCAGAAGTGATCGAAGCGCGTTTAAGCCAGATTTTTGATCGGATCAAAGATCGTTTGAATCAGATTCAAGCGCTTGATTTGCCAGGTGGAATTGTTCTGACTGGTGGTGTGGCTGCACTTCCAGGAATTGCCGAATTAGCCGCTGACCAATTCAACACTAATGTCAGGGTCTATATTCCTGATCAGATGGGATTGCGACACCCATCGTTTACAGCTGCACTTTCACTAGTGTCATACTTTGCCGATCTGGCAGACGTTGATATGATTGTTCGATCGGCCGTTGGTGCAACATTGACCAAAGCGCCTAAGTTGAGTCAGCCTGAGCAGACACCAATGCCTGCAGCTGGGAAGACTAAGAAGACCAAGAAACCGACACAGAAGAAAAAACGCGGTGAAGGAATCAAGAATTTCTTTAGTGATTTCTTTGATTAA
- the ftsZ gene encoding cell division protein FtsZ, with translation MEYSLDSTDNHGANIKVIGVGGGGSNAVNTMINSDVKGVEFIVANTDVQALATSKAETRIQLGPKLTRGLGAGSNPDVGAKAAEESEEAITEALEGADMIFVTAGMGGGTGNGAAPIVAKIAKDQGALTVGVVTRPFSFEGPRRAKYADEGVAQLKENVDTLIVISNNRLLEMVDKKTPMMDAFKEADNVLRQGVQGISDLITSPGYVNLDFADVKTTMQDQGSALMGVGTANGENRTAEATKKAISSPLLEVSIDGAEQVLLNITGGPDLSLFEAQDASDIVSQAATSDVNIIFGTSIDETLGDEVRVTVIATGIDKKKAEQDRMSTRRTRSARPQPTARPHSDRQAPETNQSQDSSNAKSDPLGNWDIRKQPAPTRPAAQDEFSDVEKKDFDPFQPDVNSDDTRPDTSDDSQDDIPPFFKHRRRGK, from the coding sequence ATGGAATATTCATTAGATTCCACCGATAACCATGGTGCAAACATAAAAGTTATCGGCGTTGGCGGTGGGGGAAGTAATGCCGTTAACACGATGATTAACTCAGATGTAAAAGGTGTTGAATTTATCGTTGCCAACACCGATGTTCAGGCTTTGGCAACTTCAAAAGCCGAAACCAGAATTCAATTGGGACCCAAACTCACACGTGGTTTGGGAGCCGGCTCCAACCCGGACGTTGGTGCCAAAGCTGCTGAAGAAAGTGAAGAAGCAATCACTGAAGCACTTGAAGGTGCTGACATGATTTTCGTGACGGCCGGAATGGGTGGTGGTACCGGTAATGGTGCTGCACCAATTGTTGCTAAAATTGCTAAAGACCAGGGTGCACTCACAGTGGGTGTGGTTACCCGTCCATTTAGTTTCGAAGGACCACGTCGGGCAAAATATGCCGATGAAGGAGTTGCTCAACTAAAAGAGAATGTTGATACTTTAATCGTTATTTCCAATAACCGGTTACTTGAAATGGTTGACAAGAAGACACCAATGATGGACGCCTTTAAGGAAGCCGACAATGTCTTGCGCCAAGGGGTTCAAGGAATTTCAGACTTGATTACCAGCCCTGGCTACGTCAACTTGGACTTTGCCGATGTTAAGACCACCATGCAGGATCAAGGTTCTGCTTTGATGGGTGTCGGCACTGCTAACGGTGAAAATCGGACTGCCGAAGCAACCAAGAAAGCAATTTCTTCGCCATTGTTGGAAGTTTCAATTGATGGTGCTGAACAAGTATTATTGAACATCACCGGCGGACCAGATTTATCATTGTTTGAAGCCCAAGATGCTTCTGACATTGTGTCACAGGCTGCGACGAGCGATGTGAACATTATTTTCGGAACGTCAATTGACGAAACCTTGGGTGACGAGGTCCGCGTGACGGTTATCGCCACCGGAATTGATAAGAAAAAGGCTGAACAGGATCGGATGTCAACACGGCGGACCCGCTCTGCTCGTCCACAGCCAACTGCCCGGCCACATTCAGACCGTCAAGCTCCAGAAACCAATCAATCACAGGATTCTTCAAATGCTAAGAGTGATCCACTTGGTAATTGGGACATCAGAAAACAACCAGCGCCAACTCGTCCTGCTGCTCAGGATGAATTTAGCGACGTTGAGAAAAAGGATTTCGATCCTTTCCAACCTGATGTTAATTCTGACGATACAAGACCAGATACCAGTGATGATTCACAAGACGACATTCCACCATTCTTCAAGCACCGTCGTCGGGGCAAGTAA
- a CDS encoding cell division protein SepF yields MPKFNLANFFGMDTDQPENQIDKPADNVVLMNRQELETSSIVVFEPVNYTHVDTIAQKLLEDSAVIIKLDKLDNNSAARMVDFLNGVLFAIHGSINRLGRNIFICSPKKFQVTE; encoded by the coding sequence ATGCCAAAATTTAATTTAGCTAATTTTTTTGGGATGGATACAGACCAACCAGAAAATCAAATTGATAAGCCGGCGGACAACGTTGTATTGATGAATCGACAAGAACTAGAAACCAGCAGCATTGTTGTTTTTGAACCCGTTAATTATACCCATGTTGACACCATCGCCCAAAAACTATTGGAGGACAGTGCGGTCATCATCAAATTGGATAAATTGGATAACAATTCCGCTGCCCGGATGGTTGATTTCTTGAACGGTGTTTTGTTTGCCATTCACGGATCAATCAATCGGCTCGGTAGGAACATCTTCATTTGTTCACCGAAGAAATTTCAAGTAACTGAGTAA
- a CDS encoding YggT family protein translates to MVTFVMYAVWFIDKAINIYMLCIVVYALMSWFPNAYGTAIGRFLARIVEPFESLFNFATIGMISLAPIVALAVLTFVQMGVNYLGQLLIGY, encoded by the coding sequence TTGGTCACATTTGTTATGTATGCAGTTTGGTTTATCGACAAGGCTATCAACATTTATATGCTGTGTATTGTCGTGTATGCCCTGATGAGTTGGTTCCCGAATGCTTATGGAACAGCAATTGGCCGATTTTTGGCTCGGATTGTTGAACCATTTGAAAGCTTGTTTAATTTTGCCACGATTGGGATGATTAGTCTCGCTCCGATTGTTGCATTAGCGGTGCTGACGTTCGTCCAAATGGGCGTCAACTATCTTGGACAATTGTTAATCGGCTACTAA
- a CDS encoding RNA-binding protein: MVDSNVSQHYRQAELPFLESIDSLSGRVANEYRPILTDFLNPRQLYILETIVNRYEGVSFQTFGGYPSAELKRAVAFPDYFVPKADDYNITAFQIDYPSKFATLSHGQILGSIMGSGIDRDVIGDIVTDGLNWQFMCESEMADYVQSQVDRIGKIKIKLKQIQPEEIIAPVDEGEELTTTVASLRVDALVSEGFHISRHHAKELIEGGMIRINWEDANRPDLEISIQDIISVRGFGRLVVQDIAGMTKKGKIRIGLKVYNRNK; this comes from the coding sequence TTGGTAGACTCGAATGTTTCGCAACACTATCGACAGGCTGAATTGCCTTTTTTAGAGTCAATCGACAGTTTGAGCGGCAGGGTTGCGAATGAATATCGACCGATCCTTACTGATTTTTTAAATCCTAGACAGCTTTATATACTTGAAACAATCGTCAACAGATACGAGGGTGTCTCATTTCAAACTTTTGGTGGGTATCCCTCAGCTGAATTAAAACGAGCGGTTGCCTTTCCGGATTACTTTGTTCCCAAGGCCGATGATTACAATATTACGGCTTTCCAGATTGACTATCCCAGTAAATTTGCCACGTTATCCCACGGACAAATTCTGGGATCGATTATGGGAAGCGGCATTGATCGAGATGTCATCGGCGATATTGTCACCGATGGTTTGAATTGGCAATTTATGTGTGAATCTGAGATGGCCGATTATGTTCAATCACAAGTTGACCGGATCGGCAAGATCAAAATCAAGTTGAAACAAATTCAGCCTGAGGAGATTATTGCGCCGGTTGATGAAGGTGAAGAATTAACGACAACCGTTGCTTCTTTGCGGGTCGATGCACTCGTTAGTGAAGGATTCCACATTTCCCGTCATCATGCCAAGGAATTGATCGAAGGCGGCATGATTCGAATCAATTGGGAAGATGCCAACCGACCGGATCTTGAAATTTCCATTCAGGATATTATTTCGGTTCGCGGTTTCGGCAGACTGGTTGTCCAAGACATTGCCGGTATGACTAAAAAAGGCAAGATTCGGATCGGATTAAAAGTATATAATCGAAATAAATAG
- a CDS encoding DivIVA domain-containing protein → MVLSPQDIHNKEFSTKLRGYNVDEVNDFLDQVIKDYQIVLQENKDLNSQLNEAKDKLSYFNDLKDSLNQSILVAQEAADKVKTNSKKEAEITSREAQKKADDILNAANEKADAVLEEASKRAKKLAIETDDLKKNTRVFRQRLQVMLESQLEVIKGSDWDRLVEEKPTTTYEDIEKVVGSLDNIGNPGVQSETKQSNGAADVEETPATVDDSNQTVVIYPDGRTQNE, encoded by the coding sequence ATGGTATTAAGCCCACAAGATATTCATAACAAGGAATTTTCGACAAAATTACGAGGTTACAATGTTGATGAGGTTAACGATTTTCTTGACCAAGTCATCAAGGATTATCAGATCGTTTTGCAGGAGAACAAGGATTTGAACTCTCAGCTAAACGAAGCTAAGGACAAACTTTCCTACTTTAACGATTTAAAAGATTCTTTGAACCAGTCCATCTTGGTTGCCCAGGAAGCTGCTGATAAGGTTAAAACCAATTCGAAGAAGGAAGCTGAAATTACCAGCCGTGAAGCTCAAAAAAAGGCTGACGATATTTTGAATGCTGCCAACGAAAAGGCGGATGCCGTTTTGGAAGAAGCTTCAAAACGCGCTAAGAAGTTAGCGATTGAAACAGATGATTTAAAGAAGAACACCAGGGTATTCCGTCAACGACTTCAAGTCATGTTGGAAAGCCAGCTCGAAGTCATCAAAGGGTCTGATTGGGATCGCTTGGTTGAAGAAAAGCCAACCACAACTTACGAAGATATCGAAAAAGTTGTTGGTAGCCTTGACAACATTGGAAACCCAGGGGTACAATCTGAAACTAAACAGAGTAATGGCGCTGCAGATGTTGAAGAAACACCGGCTACTGTGGATGATTCAAACCAGACCGTCGTGATTTATCCAGATGGTCGCACACAAAATGAATAA